In Massilia forsythiae, one DNA window encodes the following:
- a CDS encoding methyl-accepting chemotaxis protein, translating into MKLSDLKIGTRLALSYGLLCLAMATLVAMAIAGLGRMSESADNLGNKRLPRIELSTRLQKEVTDIAIAMRNIMLSEDAADRARQATEIASSQDDIGRILGQLDKLVKSETGRAILKRQVELNGEYGKRRRQLLALIEAGDERGARAFLAAQLRPVFVAYMGAIDDQIQWQRKQGIEDAAAAQQTYRDTRWQMIAIGLAMLAAAGAMGWWITRSIVAPLKQALVVARAVATGDLTVRVEASSRCEVGQLMGALKAMNDNLVATVGTVRGGSDAIATASAQVAAGNQDLSTRTEQQAGALEETASSMEQLTGTVRQNADNARQANTLAETASGVATRGGAVIADVVDTMAQIDAASGKIADIISVIDGIAFQTNILALNAAVEAARAGEQGRGFAVVAGEVRNLAQRSAAAAKEIKALIDDSSGKVQAGSRLVQQAGATMGEIVDSVRRVADILGAISSASQEQSAGIEQVNRAITQMDDVTQQNAALVEQAAAASQSLQDQAGRLAQAVAVFRLDRPTLGAASTGGAARVANLLALR; encoded by the coding sequence ATGAAACTATCGGATTTGAAGATTGGAACACGACTGGCCTTGAGTTATGGCTTGCTGTGCCTGGCAATGGCGACATTGGTTGCGATGGCGATCGCCGGTCTCGGGCGCATGAGCGAGAGCGCCGACAACCTCGGCAACAAGCGTTTGCCGCGCATCGAGCTCAGCACGAGGCTGCAGAAGGAAGTGACCGATATCGCCATCGCGATGCGCAACATTATGTTGAGCGAGGATGCGGCCGACCGCGCCAGGCAAGCGACCGAAATCGCTTCGTCGCAGGACGACATCGGGCGCATCCTCGGCCAGCTCGACAAGCTGGTCAAGAGCGAGACCGGACGCGCCATCCTGAAACGTCAGGTCGAGCTGAACGGCGAATACGGCAAGCGCCGCCGACAGCTGCTGGCGCTGATCGAGGCCGGCGACGAGCGCGGCGCGCGCGCGTTCCTGGCAGCGCAACTGCGTCCGGTCTTCGTGGCCTACATGGGGGCCATCGACGACCAGATCCAGTGGCAGCGCAAGCAGGGCATCGAGGATGCTGCCGCCGCCCAGCAGACCTATCGCGACACGCGCTGGCAGATGATCGCCATCGGCCTGGCCATGCTCGCCGCGGCCGGCGCCATGGGCTGGTGGATCACGCGTTCGATCGTGGCGCCGCTGAAGCAGGCGCTGGTGGTGGCGCGCGCAGTGGCGACCGGCGACCTCACCGTCCGGGTCGAGGCGTCGAGCAGGTGCGAGGTCGGCCAGCTGATGGGCGCGCTGAAGGCGATGAACGACAACCTGGTGGCTACCGTGGGCACCGTGCGCGGCGGCAGCGATGCCATCGCCACCGCCTCGGCGCAGGTAGCCGCCGGCAACCAGGACCTGTCCACACGCACCGAGCAGCAGGCCGGCGCGCTGGAAGAAACCGCGTCGTCGATGGAGCAACTGACCGGCACGGTGCGCCAGAATGCCGACAATGCGCGCCAGGCCAACACGCTGGCCGAGACCGCGTCCGGCGTGGCCACCCGCGGCGGCGCGGTGATCGCCGACGTGGTCGACACCATGGCGCAGATCGACGCCGCATCCGGCAAGATCGCCGACATCATTTCGGTCATCGACGGCATCGCCTTCCAGACCAACATCCTGGCGCTGAATGCGGCGGTGGAAGCGGCGCGCGCCGGCGAGCAGGGCCGCGGCTTCGCGGTCGTGGCCGGCGAGGTGCGCAACCTGGCGCAGCGCTCGGCGGCGGCGGCCAAGGAAATCAAGGCGCTGATCGACGATTCGAGCGGCAAGGTACAGGCCGGCAGCCGGCTGGTGCAGCAGGCCGGCGCCACCATGGGCGAGATCGTCGACAGCGTGCGCCGCGTGGCCGACATCCTCGGCGCGATCTCGTCGGCCAGCCAGGAGCAGAGCGCCGGGATCGAGCAGGTCAACCGCGCCATCACTCAGATGGACGACGTGACCCAGCAGAACGCGGCCCTGGTGGAACAGGCCGCGGCGGCGTCGCAGTCGCTGCAGGACCAGGCCGGCCGGCTGGCGCAGGCGGTGGCCGTGTTCAGGCTGGATAGGCCGACGCTGGGGGCGGCCTCGACGGGCGGCGCGGCGCGGGTTGCCAACCTGCTTGCGTTGCGCTAG
- a CDS encoding DUF5710 domain-containing protein yields the protein MTFLNVPYAEKDEARALGARWNPGRKRWYVPDGVALEAFAKWMPEEGAAAPASAGGKGGGKPGAGSAGGRVDARAAKPVTGARYVELEHDCNPFDACAECAPTLEKSGWTAARAGLLEAIGRLRR from the coding sequence ATGACCTTCCTGAACGTCCCCTACGCAGAAAAAGACGAAGCCCGCGCACTCGGCGCACGCTGGAACCCGGGCCGCAAGCGCTGGTACGTGCCGGACGGCGTCGCGCTCGAGGCGTTCGCCAAATGGATGCCCGAGGAGGGCGCCGCGGCGCCGGCAAGTGCCGGCGGCAAGGGCGGCGGCAAACCCGGCGCCGGCAGCGCAGGCGGGCGCGTGGATGCGCGCGCCGCCAAGCCGGTGACCGGTGCCCGGTATGTCGAGCTGGAGCACGACTGCAATCCCTTCGACGCCTGCGCCGAATGCGCGCCCACGCTGGAAAAAAGCGGCTGGACGGCAGCGCGCGCCGGGCTGCTGGAAGCAATCGGCCGCCTCAGGCGCTGA
- a CDS encoding GGDEF domain-containing protein: MNSPTAPHRLRRCRRLRGAVFAAGVLAACWAGPARPQEAGGALRALEARVRAADAGVLPDLLAAGKAFPEGSSYALRAPYLRLLRQAYLDAGDAAAVYRTDAALLRLAGAAGDRAGMANAELGRVGQRLASDPAAALELLSAIDGRFADVDSPAFLAAVQQLYGDVYVALGQFDFALSHYFKAQALCARHPGLLHPTANAVRLSMANAYVYSQAPDKVLAVLPPAGRDGAALAQPDAARAFIYRGIAQTMLGAMREGHAAYRQALAIAQAHGLARIEANVLANIADAFLQQRDYRQAARAARAAMALAARSGDAGNGLIARANLGFALAGGGQVEQGVRHIDGVAAELRASGSLPDLANVLAEKSRMLARAGRYRQAWQAAQEREEITGRLSAAERERTTAVLREQFDVQQRAVQFENLRRENALKDHELRVRRRWQLVASGGAVLALLLCGFVWRLYRRAACAGRRLEQMNGELAFHSTHDALTGLRNRRSFHDAMDARGAAAGGGACFILLDIDHFKAINDCHGHAAGDAVLVEVARRLRAAVGARGATMRWGGEEFLVHCDGVGAESGVEAGVKAALLRDLLDAVAATPVDAGAGAAIAVSISAGAVVTEPAQVQWQQALARADRALYDAKRGGRNRAWLVAGAAARLVLPGAHGVPAAVDRAARAA; encoded by the coding sequence ATGAATAGTCCCACCGCGCCGCATCGCCTGCGGCGATGCCGCCGGCTTCGCGGCGCCGTGTTCGCCGCCGGCGTGCTGGCTGCCTGCTGGGCCGGACCGGCCCGGCCGCAGGAAGCCGGCGGCGCCCTGCGTGCGCTCGAAGCCAGGGTCAGGGCGGCCGATGCCGGCGTGCTGCCCGACCTGCTGGCAGCGGGCAAGGCATTCCCCGAGGGGAGTTCGTATGCGCTGCGCGCACCGTACCTGAGGCTGCTGCGCCAGGCCTACCTGGACGCCGGCGACGCGGCCGCGGTCTACCGCACCGACGCCGCCCTGCTGCGCCTGGCCGGCGCCGCCGGCGACCGCGCCGGCATGGCCAACGCCGAACTGGGACGGGTCGGCCAGCGGCTGGCGAGCGACCCGGCGGCGGCGCTGGAGCTGCTGAGCGCGATCGATGGCCGCTTTGCCGACGTCGACAGCCCGGCCTTCCTGGCCGCCGTCCAGCAGCTGTACGGCGACGTGTACGTCGCGCTGGGCCAGTTCGATTTCGCACTGAGCCACTACTTCAAGGCGCAAGCGCTGTGCGCGCGCCATCCGGGACTGCTGCATCCGACCGCCAATGCGGTGCGCCTGTCGATGGCCAACGCCTACGTGTATTCGCAGGCGCCGGACAAGGTGCTGGCCGTGCTGCCGCCGGCCGGGCGCGACGGCGCCGCGCTGGCGCAGCCGGACGCGGCGCGCGCCTTCATCTACCGGGGCATCGCCCAGACCATGCTCGGCGCGATGCGCGAGGGCCACGCGGCCTACCGGCAGGCGCTGGCGATCGCGCAGGCGCACGGCCTGGCGCGCATCGAGGCCAACGTGCTGGCGAACATTGCCGACGCCTTCTTGCAGCAGCGGGATTACCGGCAGGCGGCGCGCGCCGCGCGCGCGGCGATGGCGCTGGCGGCGCGCAGCGGCGACGCCGGCAACGGCCTCATTGCGCGCGCCAACCTCGGTTTCGCGCTGGCCGGCGGCGGCCAGGTCGAGCAGGGCGTGCGCCACATCGATGGCGTGGCGGCGGAACTGCGCGCCTCCGGCAGCCTGCCCGACCTGGCCAACGTGCTCGCCGAAAAAAGCCGCATGCTGGCGCGCGCCGGCCGTTATCGCCAGGCGTGGCAGGCGGCCCAGGAGCGCGAGGAAATTACCGGCAGGCTGTCGGCGGCGGAACGCGAGCGCACCACGGCGGTGTTGCGCGAACAGTTCGACGTCCAGCAGCGCGCGGTCCAGTTCGAGAACCTGCGCCGCGAGAACGCGCTCAAGGACCACGAACTGCGGGTGCGGCGGCGCTGGCAACTGGTGGCGTCCGGCGGCGCCGTGCTGGCCCTGCTGCTGTGCGGCTTCGTCTGGCGCCTGTACCGGCGCGCCGCCTGCGCCGGCCGCCGCCTGGAGCAGATGAACGGCGAACTGGCGTTTCACTCCACCCACGACGCGCTGACCGGCCTGCGCAACCGGCGCTCGTTCCACGACGCCATGGACGCGCGCGGCGCCGCGGCCGGGGGTGGGGCCTGTTTCATCCTGCTCGACATCGACCACTTCAAGGCCATCAACGACTGCCATGGCCATGCGGCCGGCGATGCGGTGCTGGTCGAGGTGGCGCGTCGCCTGCGCGCGGCGGTCGGCGCGCGCGGCGCGACGATGCGCTGGGGCGGCGAGGAATTCCTGGTCCATTGCGACGGCGTCGGCGCCGAGTCCGGCGTGGAGGCCGGCGTCAAGGCGGCCCTGCTGCGCGACCTGCTGGATGCCGTGGCGGCGACGCCGGTCGATGCCGGCGCCGGCGCGGCAATCGCCGTCAGCATCAGCGCCGGCGCGGTGGTGACGGAACCGGCGCAAGTGCAGTGGCAGCAGGCGCTGGCCCGGGCCGACCGTGCGCTGTACGACGCCAAGCGCGGCGGCCGCAACCGCGCCTGGCTGGTGGCCGGTGCGGCGGCGCGGCTGGTGCTGCCGGGCGCGCATGGTGTCCCGGCCGCGGTGGACCGCGCCGCCCGCGCCGCCTGA
- a CDS encoding CocE/NonD family hydrolase has translation MTRRPLPLLSLMLALAFGAPLAHGAAAAEAAEAAAPQRDLRETYTKYEYRIPMRDGTRLFTVVYAPKDASKPYPFLVNRTPYSVGVNADGERHYGEDWFPKQIGPSKEFEDAGYIFVKQDVRGRYMSEGKWVEMTPHASGKRAAGEGQESQDMFDTMEWLLKHVPNNNGKAGIYGISYPGFYTSASIIDSHPSIKAASPQAPVTDLYMGDDSYHGGAFMLAANFGFYAAFTEQQNPTPLPKTWSSFDYGAADGYDFFLQHRTMRNILGTLSPNQRALLAPTIEHDTYDAFWQTRAIAPHLKNIKAAVLTVGGWFDAEDPQGPFTTYQSIKKYNPAIYNGLVIGPWVHGGWAGLDGKRLGQVSFDRKTGEDFRTGIQFPFFEQHLKGVKPARPLSEVTAFETGSNVWRHYDAWPPRPARARTLYFGTGGKLTWQQPAAAAPGNGAGAAYDEYVSDPAKPVPYIGYASTDVPKEYMVSDQRFAATRPDVLVYRSEVLEEDVTIAGPVTPKLFVSTSGTDADWVVKLIDVFPAEYPSTDPQERGRDVAAPAPSLAGYQMLVRGNPLRGKFRNSFEQPEAFTPNKVEAISYHLGDVNHTFRRGHRIMVQVQSSWFPLVDLNPQTFVSIPQAKPEDFIKATQRVYHAPQMQSGLQVLVMPAQ, from the coding sequence ATGACCCGCCGTCCCCTTCCCCTGCTGTCCCTGATGCTGGCGCTCGCGTTCGGCGCCCCCCTCGCCCATGGCGCCGCTGCCGCCGAAGCGGCCGAAGCGGCCGCACCGCAGCGCGACCTGCGCGAGACCTACACCAAGTACGAGTACCGCATCCCGATGCGCGACGGCACCCGCCTGTTCACCGTGGTGTACGCGCCCAAGGACGCGTCGAAACCGTATCCGTTCCTGGTCAACCGCACGCCCTACAGCGTGGGCGTGAACGCGGACGGCGAGCGCCACTACGGCGAGGACTGGTTCCCCAAGCAGATCGGCCCGTCCAAGGAATTCGAGGACGCCGGCTATATCTTCGTCAAGCAGGACGTGCGCGGGCGCTACATGTCCGAGGGCAAGTGGGTGGAGATGACGCCGCACGCAAGCGGCAAGCGCGCCGCCGGCGAAGGCCAGGAAAGCCAGGACATGTTCGACACCATGGAATGGCTGCTCAAGCACGTCCCCAACAACAACGGCAAGGCCGGCATCTACGGCATCAGCTACCCCGGCTTCTACACCTCGGCCAGCATCATCGATTCGCACCCGTCGATCAAGGCCGCCTCGCCGCAGGCGCCGGTGACGGATCTGTACATGGGCGACGACTCCTACCACGGCGGCGCCTTCATGCTGGCGGCGAACTTCGGCTTCTACGCGGCGTTCACCGAGCAGCAGAACCCGACGCCGCTGCCCAAAACCTGGTCCAGCTTCGACTACGGCGCGGCCGACGGCTACGACTTCTTCCTGCAGCACCGGACCATGCGCAACATCCTCGGCACCTTGAGCCCGAACCAGCGCGCGCTGCTGGCGCCGACCATCGAGCACGACACCTACGACGCCTTCTGGCAGACGCGCGCGATCGCGCCGCACCTGAAGAACATCAAGGCCGCCGTGCTGACCGTGGGCGGCTGGTTCGACGCCGAGGACCCGCAAGGCCCGTTCACCACCTACCAGTCGATCAAGAAATACAACCCCGCCATCTACAACGGCCTGGTGATCGGCCCGTGGGTGCACGGCGGCTGGGCCGGCCTGGACGGCAAGCGCCTGGGCCAGGTCTCGTTCGACCGCAAGACCGGCGAGGATTTCCGGACCGGCATCCAGTTTCCGTTCTTCGAGCAGCACCTGAAAGGCGTCAAGCCGGCGCGCCCCTTGTCCGAGGTGACGGCCTTCGAGACCGGCTCCAACGTGTGGCGCCACTACGATGCCTGGCCGCCGCGTCCGGCCAGGGCGCGCACGCTGTACTTCGGCACCGGCGGCAAGCTCACCTGGCAGCAGCCGGCCGCCGCAGCGCCGGGCAACGGCGCTGGCGCCGCCTACGACGAATACGTGTCCGATCCGGCCAAGCCGGTGCCCTACATCGGCTACGCGTCGACCGACGTGCCCAAGGAGTACATGGTGTCCGACCAGCGCTTCGCCGCCACCCGCCCGGACGTGCTGGTCTACCGCAGCGAGGTGCTGGAAGAAGACGTGACCATCGCCGGCCCGGTGACGCCGAAGCTGTTCGTGTCCACCAGCGGCACCGATGCCGACTGGGTGGTCAAGCTGATCGACGTGTTCCCGGCCGAGTACCCTTCGACAGATCCGCAGGAGCGTGGCCGCGACGTGGCGGCGCCGGCCCCCTCGCTGGCCGGCTACCAGATGCTGGTGCGCGGCAACCCGCTGCGCGGGAAGTTCCGCAACAGCTTCGAACAGCCGGAAGCCTTTACGCCGAACAAGGTGGAGGCGATCAGCTACCACCTGGGCGACGTGAACCACACCTTCCGCCGCGGCCACCGCATCATGGTGCAGGTGCAGAGTTCGTGGTTCCCGCTGGTCGACCTGAACCCGCAGACCTTCGTCTCGATCCCGCAGGCGAAACCGGAGGATTTCATCAAGGCGACCCAGCGCGTTTACCATGCGCCGCAGATGCAGTCGGGGCTGCAGGTGCTGGTGATGCCGGCGCAGTAA
- a CDS encoding c-type cytochrome, which translates to MHASPHPRPPRRRKLLAALAVLLVLLALGAWAVMWRPAIDPQPRAPQFDAALVERGANVAMLGSCAACHTVDLNRPFAGGRPLATPFGTIYSTNITPDVRTGIGAWSEAAFTRALREGVARDGRLLYPAFPYDHYTRMAQDDIRALYAYFMTRPSLDAPAHPNELHFPMNFRPLVGFWNILYLDRSPWRPDPAQGAEWNRGAYLADAVAHCSACHSPRTRLGGEERKRFLDGGEAEGWYAPALNARSPSPLPWSRAHLAEYLRTGIATDHAMAGGPMQSVVDNLRLADARDVDAMATYMHSFLALAPARDTPAQRVAALPAPVPVPMRMPAPREGDPDLARMRLGHEVYAASCARCHDLGRTPTSGSALPLQKAVALYDPDPRSLIRIVRDGIEPPDGEPARWMPAFAGILTDEQTVALAAYLRRYGAAQPAWNTLEDDVRKAKQP; encoded by the coding sequence ATGCACGCATCCCCCCATCCGCGCCCACCGAGGCGGCGCAAGCTGCTGGCGGCGCTCGCCGTCCTGCTGGTCCTGCTGGCGCTGGGCGCCTGGGCCGTCATGTGGCGCCCGGCGATCGATCCGCAGCCGCGCGCGCCGCAATTCGACGCCGCCCTCGTCGAACGCGGCGCCAACGTGGCCATGCTGGGCAGCTGCGCCGCCTGCCACACGGTCGACCTGAACCGGCCGTTCGCCGGCGGCCGGCCGCTGGCCACGCCTTTCGGCACCATCTACAGCACCAACATCACGCCGGACGTACGCACCGGCATCGGCGCCTGGAGCGAAGCGGCCTTTACGCGCGCGCTGCGCGAGGGCGTGGCGCGCGACGGCCGCCTGCTGTACCCGGCCTTCCCCTACGACCATTACACGCGCATGGCGCAGGACGACATCCGCGCCCTGTACGCCTACTTCATGACGCGTCCCAGCCTGGACGCGCCGGCGCACCCGAACGAGCTGCACTTCCCGATGAACTTCCGGCCGCTGGTCGGCTTCTGGAACATCCTGTACCTGGACCGCAGCCCGTGGCGGCCCGACCCGGCGCAGGGCGCCGAATGGAACCGCGGCGCCTACCTGGCCGACGCCGTGGCGCATTGCTCGGCTTGCCACAGCCCGCGCACGCGCCTGGGCGGCGAAGAGCGCAAGCGCTTCCTGGACGGCGGCGAGGCCGAAGGCTGGTACGCGCCGGCGCTGAACGCCAGGTCGCCGTCGCCGCTGCCGTGGTCGCGCGCGCACCTGGCCGAGTACCTGCGCACCGGCATCGCCACGGACCACGCGATGGCCGGCGGGCCGATGCAGTCGGTGGTCGACAACCTGCGCCTGGCCGACGCGCGCGACGTGGACGCCATGGCCACCTACATGCACAGCTTCCTGGCCCTGGCGCCGGCGCGCGACACGCCGGCGCAACGGGTCGCCGCGCTGCCGGCGCCGGTGCCGGTGCCGATGCGGATGCCGGCGCCGCGCGAGGGTGATCCCGACCTGGCGCGCATGCGCCTCGGCCACGAGGTGTATGCCGCATCCTGCGCGCGCTGCCACGACCTGGGCCGCACGCCGACCTCCGGTTCGGCGCTGCCGCTGCAAAAGGCGGTGGCGCTGTACGACCCGGACCCGCGCAGCCTGATCCGCATCGTGCGCGACGGCATCGAACCGCCGGACGGCGAGCCGGCGCGCTGGATGCCCGCCTTCGCCGGCATCCTGACCGACGAGCAGACCGTCGCGCTGGCCGCCTACCTGCGCCGCTACGGCGCCGCCCAGCCGGCCTGGAACACCCTTGAGGACGACGTCCGGAAAGCCAAGCAGCCATGA
- a CDS encoding (2Fe-2S)-binding protein: MTTYHLRVNGREHAVDTDPDTPLLYVLRNELQLDGAKFGCGLGQCGACTVTLDGAAVMSCMVPVATVGSRPVGTVEGLGSAKVPGVLQQAFIDEQAAQCGYCIAGMIMRATSLLAHNAAPSDAEIRKHMMPNLCRCGTHMRILRAVRRAADTLKAGGAHAASGKTGGKA, translated from the coding sequence ATGACCACCTACCACCTGCGCGTGAACGGCCGCGAGCACGCGGTCGACACCGATCCCGACACGCCGCTGCTGTACGTGCTGCGCAACGAGCTGCAGCTGGACGGCGCCAAGTTCGGCTGCGGCCTGGGCCAGTGCGGCGCCTGCACCGTGACGCTGGACGGCGCCGCCGTGATGTCGTGCATGGTGCCGGTGGCCACCGTGGGCAGCCGCCCGGTCGGCACCGTCGAGGGACTGGGCAGCGCCAAGGTGCCCGGCGTGCTGCAGCAAGCCTTCATCGACGAGCAGGCGGCCCAGTGCGGCTACTGCATCGCCGGCATGATCATGCGCGCCACCAGCCTGCTGGCGCACAACGCGGCGCCCAGCGACGCCGAGATCCGCAAGCACATGATGCCCAACCTGTGCCGCTGCGGCACCCACATGCGCATCCTGCGCGCGGTGCGGCGCGCCGCCGACACGCTCAAGGCCGGCGGCGCCCACGCGGCCTCGGGCAAGACCGGAGGCAAGGCATGA
- a CDS encoding xanthine dehydrogenase family protein molybdopterin-binding subunit, with protein MTDRLQNPARRRLLAAGGSLTLAFSMGPAWGQAENEASSGKLPGSLDKDPWLDSWIRIDADNRITVFTGKAELGQGIKTALLQVAAEELGVAPPRIALVTADTARTPNEGYTAGSHSMQDSGTALRYAAAQVHALLAGFAAQRFGVDPSILMTRDGALRTPDGRRATYGELVAGRQLHLRADPATKPRAPAMHTVVGKSLPRVDIPAKVSGGTAYVQDLRPSGMVHARVVRPPSAAARLLSLDAGGVARLPGVLKVVRDGRFLAVIADGEYRAVKAATALALAARWDVPADLPAGMDTAALVRSLPAQSYPILERSDPAAQAGGGRTLSASYSRPFQLHASVGPSCAIAQLVDGKYTVWTHSQGVYPLREALAELLGAKKDAIRCIHIEGSGCYGHNAADDVAADAALLARAWPGKPVRVQLMREDEHGHEPFGAPMSTMVAATLDAGGRIADWRYEVWSPPHNTRPGKAGNLLAATHLAKPFVPPTPKPSPQPEGAGDRNGVPYYVLPNARVVHHFQPGAPLRTSALRSLGAYGNVFSIESFMDELAHAAGVDPVAFRLRHLDDERAIEVVRTAAQRFGWDAYKKTPRRGRGFAFARYKNLAAFCAIALEVEVVRETGLVRITRAVAAVDCGEVVNPDGVRNQIEGGIIQSASWTLLERVRFDASQVLTRDWAGYPILRFNQVPERIDIHLAERAGQPFLGTGEAAQGPTSAAIANAVADACGLRLRDVPLDRARVRTGR; from the coding sequence ATGACGGACCGCCTGCAGAATCCGGCGCGCCGCCGCCTCCTCGCCGCCGGCGGTTCGCTCACGCTGGCGTTTTCCATGGGGCCGGCCTGGGGCCAGGCCGAGAACGAAGCCTCGAGCGGCAAGCTGCCCGGCAGCCTGGACAAGGATCCGTGGCTCGATTCCTGGATCCGCATCGACGCCGACAACCGCATCACCGTCTTCACCGGCAAGGCCGAGCTGGGGCAGGGCATCAAGACCGCGCTGCTGCAGGTGGCGGCCGAGGAACTCGGCGTGGCGCCGCCGCGCATCGCGCTGGTCACGGCCGACACCGCGCGCACCCCGAACGAGGGCTACACCGCCGGCAGCCATTCGATGCAGGACAGCGGTACCGCGCTGCGCTACGCCGCGGCCCAGGTGCACGCCCTGCTGGCCGGCTTCGCCGCGCAGCGCTTCGGCGTCGACCCCAGCATCCTGATGACGCGCGACGGCGCCCTGCGCACGCCGGACGGGCGGCGTGCCACCTACGGCGAACTGGTGGCGGGGCGCCAGCTGCACCTGCGCGCCGACCCGGCGACCAAGCCGCGCGCGCCGGCCATGCACACGGTGGTGGGAAAAAGCCTGCCGCGCGTCGACATCCCGGCCAAGGTCAGCGGCGGCACCGCCTATGTGCAGGACCTGCGCCCGTCGGGCATGGTGCATGCGCGCGTGGTGCGTCCGCCTTCCGCGGCCGCGCGCTTGCTCAGCCTGGATGCGGGCGGCGTGGCGCGCCTGCCCGGCGTATTGAAGGTGGTGCGCGACGGCCGCTTCCTGGCGGTGATCGCCGACGGCGAATACCGCGCCGTCAAGGCGGCTACCGCGCTGGCGCTGGCGGCGCGCTGGGACGTGCCGGCCGACCTGCCCGCGGGGATGGACACGGCGGCGCTGGTGCGCAGCCTGCCGGCGCAGTCGTATCCGATCCTGGAGCGCAGCGATCCGGCAGCGCAGGCGGGCGGCGGGCGCACGCTGTCGGCATCCTACAGCCGCCCGTTCCAGCTGCACGCCTCGGTGGGTCCCTCGTGCGCCATTGCCCAGCTGGTCGACGGCAAGTACACCGTGTGGACCCACAGCCAGGGCGTGTATCCGCTGCGCGAGGCGCTGGCCGAACTGCTGGGGGCGAAGAAGGACGCGATCCGCTGCATCCACATCGAGGGTTCCGGCTGCTACGGCCACAACGCCGCCGACGACGTGGCCGCCGACGCCGCGCTGCTGGCGCGCGCCTGGCCGGGCAAGCCGGTGCGGGTGCAGCTGATGCGCGAGGACGAGCACGGGCACGAGCCGTTCGGCGCGCCGATGTCGACGATGGTCGCGGCCACGCTGGACGCGGGCGGACGCATCGCCGACTGGCGCTATGAAGTCTGGAGTCCGCCGCACAACACGCGGCCCGGCAAGGCCGGCAACCTGCTGGCGGCGACCCACCTGGCAAAGCCGTTCGTGCCGCCGACGCCGAAGCCGAGCCCGCAGCCGGAAGGCGCCGGCGACCGCAACGGCGTGCCGTACTACGTCTTGCCGAACGCGCGCGTGGTGCACCACTTCCAGCCGGGCGCGCCGCTGCGCACCTCGGCGCTGCGTTCGCTCGGCGCCTACGGCAACGTGTTCTCGATCGAGAGCTTCATGGACGAGCTGGCGCACGCCGCGGGCGTCGATCCGGTGGCGTTCCGCCTGCGCCACCTGGACGACGAGCGCGCCATCGAGGTGGTGCGCACCGCCGCGCAGCGTTTCGGCTGGGACGCGTACAAGAAGACGCCGCGGCGCGGACGCGGCTTCGCCTTCGCCCGGTATAAAAACCTGGCGGCGTTCTGCGCCATCGCGCTGGAAGTCGAGGTGGTGCGCGAGACCGGCCTGGTGCGCATCACGCGCGCGGTGGCGGCGGTCGATTGCGGCGAGGTGGTCAATCCGGACGGCGTGCGCAACCAGATCGAGGGCGGCATCATCCAGTCGGCCAGCTGGACGCTGCTGGAGCGCGTGCGCTTCGACGCTTCGCAGGTGCTCACGCGCGACTGGGCCGGCTACCCGATCCTGCGCTTCAACCAGGTGCCCGAGCGCATCGACATCCACCTGGCCGAACGCGCGGGCCAGCCCTTCCTCGGCACCGGCGAGGCGGCGCAAGGGCCGACATCGGCGGCGATCGCGAATGCCGTCGCCGATGCCTGCGGCCTGCGCCTGCGCGACGTGCCGCTGGACCGGGCGCGGGTGCGCACGGGGCGCTGA